Within the Glycine soja cultivar W05 chromosome 3, ASM419377v2, whole genome shotgun sequence genome, the region GTCTTCCTTATAAAACAAGGAAAACGTAATTTGATAAACACGGGTGTGAGTTTTGGTTTTTCACTCTTTAATAGATATTGGAGGATTAAGTAGCTCCATCCCACAGTCAAGAAACAAAAAGCAAAAATTCGGGGCTAATGCAATTGAAAAAGTATTGTATTTGCATGCTATTAAGCGATTGCGGATTTTACGGGATATCAACATTTTCTAACTAGCACGTTAGTGCAAACATAACATGCGTGTTTCGGCATAGAAAGCTTACTTACTGCCAAATGATAATACCTACATTTTGATTTTACCAAATCTTGAGGCAGATAAAACTTATTACAcattttaatcttaatataaTAAGCTACTTGTAATGTtttgaatctttaattttatacttttttcttaattaacctAAATTTTTCTGTGTATATCCGATAATCCTAGCATCTGCTTAGTAGATTATGTGATTAACCCTTTCCCTCAGGGGGGAAAAATAGTCTACATTTTGCAGGACTTACAAAGTTTGTGAAGTATaagcatgaaaattaaaatgtgataaCATTAACTCtgaaaaatatacaaaagaaaattatcaCAGTTAACCTGCATTGCTGTAGAAATTTTGAAGCTATATATTCAGTTATCACATTTCGATCtatacaataatattttaacttagcaaaaacaaaattcaccttgtacggatcaagttgaacAATGGAGTAAGCTGTCTCCAAGGATGCAAGAAAGTTGAGTAATATTTTGACAAAATGCCATGTTAGGCGGGAAAAGGAGCTTTAGCTTGTTAAGCCTTTGGGTCCGACTCAATGAACAAATCAGTGAAGAAGGGGTCAAGAACTGCTTCCTTGGCCGAATCATACTTGTCAAGACGTTTCTTCAAGGATCGTAGATCTCTCTCGTGCTTTGTAGTACGTTCCTGCAATAACAATAGTTCATTATATACTGCCTTCTTTAGGGTCAATATTTTGCTGTTGacatttttcaattcatttaagACTAGATTATgactattcaaaataaatgcTGTTTAACTCGAGTAACAAAAAGTAACACACCAAAGTGAACGTGAACTATTCAgtagggaaaagaaaaaggctGACTTTCTTAACAAGTATAACAGTGAAACTCATGAAATCAAGTAATGCAGTGGTATTATATCAAAGCATACAGAGCAAGATTTGCAAAGTTATatctaaaactaaattaaaattctacAAGAATCCATATCCATATAACATAAATAAGCAAAACCGGTACATGGTTGCTAAAACTAGAGATAAGACTTACAAATGATTTCTTCATGAGGAGTATGTCTACCAAGTAGATCAACCATAACACGTTTGTTTTAGGACAGCTGTAAATTTGAAAAGGTTACCAGAATTCAGtgtatagaaaatacaataacgtACAACAAAGAACATTGGAACTTATATACCAGTACTAATGTCAAGAGTGTACCAACAGCCAAATCTTTTAATACCAAATCAAATTATCATATTGGCGAGGACATGTGGAATTATACTTAATCGATCAAAAgtcatgtaaatttttttgtcacacaattaattttctttacatGAAGAATGCCAAAGGGAGCTTTAAAGGGACAACAAGATAAAAAGGTGGGAGCGGtagaaaagaaaatgtgtgAGTATAGAAAAATTTGTCATTAGATTCAAATCCTCATTAGGAGGTATTCTCGTATTTAATAACagaattatttctaaaaatggATTATGGATATCCGTGGTAAACcaacaaaagattaaaagaatgGTATGAGAATCATACCTTCCTTCCCAGCAATCTTCAGTCACCTCCTTCATCCTCCGATATGTTTCTGACTGCATGTGTTATTTAGAATCATTAGATTAATCAGATGGAACTAACAGAAGTACAGAACTTACAACTCTATAAGCATTCCTTACCTGTTTGTCCCCTTTCGGTCCTTTAAATAGGTCAGGATCAGAGGAAAGATCTAAATACAGTATGCTATCACCTGTGTGAACAAGACAGTTAATCATAAATAACTAGTGACAAATTTAAAACCCGATATCATACTAAAGCCAAAATATCAAGTGCTCACCTGTGTTTATTGTAGATAAAGTGAAGTCAATAATAGATATTATTAATCCATGCGTTTTGATTAACATATTCTTGCCATTGAGAGTGAACTGCAACGTTTCAGAATCACTTCGGCCCACAAGTATATTTCCCCTGAGCAATTGGATATTCATAAATTAGTAATCATACAAATACATTCACTCTGAAGTCCCCATCAAAAGGAACTATTTTGCAGACATAATTGTTAATCTTGAAAGCTTCTCCATATGTTCCTTCACCAACTTTCACAATAGTTTATGAGCCActctggaaaaagaaaaaattgcatTCCTATGAACATGAGGGCACTGATTCATAATTCAGAAAATCACTTGGAATGATTGTCAAAATGTCGTTGCTGCATTTTTTGTTACACCAAAGGCACTAGTGAATTAAAAATGACTGCAGTAGTTATTGTATAATAGATGTGAGCTTCCGTTAATTGATTTGAGTTCAAATTAGAGAGGGGCAATTATGCCCCCAAAATATTTAGTTTTCAACCTCATGCCATGAATCTTACATCCTCCCTAACACAAGTTTCTTTTTTGGGTTCAAAGAGAGGAGTCAAATTCCGGTACACTATTCAACCAACTGAGATAGACCTTGGTTGGTCCTAACACAAGTTACTGtcgagaataaaataaaattctgatTTATAACAAGTACCTAGAGAtcttgaaggaaaagaaaaagtatcTATTTTCAGTTTAACAGCTAATGTGAGATTACAAAACTGTAATGCATTTAAGGGAAGAAAAACCTTCTTAAACATAAAATTGACTTCTTAACATCACAATCCAATATTAATTGCAGACAAAAAATGGCATGCAAACTAAAAACAACAATACCAAAACCAAAAAAGTCTTTATCATAATTCATAACACACAACTAAATAAGTAGGTAGCATAGGAAGTAGAAACAGTGCCTCTCAAACAACAAATTATCATATAGGGATGCAACGaggaattaaatttatttcaaaatccaCAAGCGCACACTTATGCCAACCTTTGTCACTCAAACCAAGACAGCATGTTACTTGAAAATAAGGAACAATCCAATACCTAGAGAAAATATCTTGTAACACTGAAGGTGCAGACTGTCCACAAATCGATAATAAAACAGAAAATGGATTAATTTGGTCATCATCCATTGAAGATGACGTTGATACCAGAGAAAGTTTCTTAACAGCAGCTTCAATATCTTCAGATCCTTTACCACTTGGAGCAGACAGCATCTTTTCATTTGTTTGCAAATGACTGCCATTCTCGATAGAGGTTTTCTTCTCTTCAGTTTTGATGGTATGAAGAAGCAAATTGCTTCGGTCAGTTCGTTCCAATGTTTTCAAGTCAGAAGCACTGAAATCAATATCATGAATAGCTTCGAAACGTGCGGATGGAGTATCTAGTATCTTCGATAGTGTGCTAGAGGGACCACAGAAGGGGTTTAACCTTCTAGAGTGTAACCATTTTTCCAATCTGGAGCATACGGGTGGAACTGGTTCCTCTTGGGTGAGGGGCTTTCCTCCAACAACTGACTCGCTTGTTTGGATCGGCCAAACTCAGCCGAGTCGGACACGGAATAGCAGCACAATCGGAACGCTTTCTGGAAAATCGATCAAAAAGGATAACTCcttttcaaaaatgaaaatggttTGGGGGATGCCGAGAGTGTCCTCTCCGGTAAACGACGTCGATTCATGATTAAGCATAAATATCACAAATTATtaatcaaaaatattaaaagtcatgttaaaaatatgttaagaaCTACggcaaaatacaaaatatattaataatatttgttttatttatatatttgtcttTTCACTTTTACGTCACATgtggaatttaatttaaatatacatttttcattgttatttaattataaattattatatattgttatttatttttataataaagtaGAGTTTTCTTATTCATAGTAATCAAGCATAAATATCAGAATTACGACAACTAATATTCATTattcaactaattaaattagttgCTATTGATTCATTATTAAGCATACATAATTTTGGAATaagtaatccaaaaaaataatatattacggATTACTTCTTCTGGAATCATGTTTCATAATTTTAGAATGGACAATTTAGAAGtgtcttgttttttttctaTGCCGAATTGGAGAATCCAGAATTATAACCAAATCCAAAAAAACTTGGATGCAGAGCAATCGAACGGTGACCCATGGAAGACAATTGTGGCAGCAGACCCTTTCAAAAGTAGGAAACTGGAAAaggtagtggtggtggtggtggtggaggcttTCAAACGGAGGCTTCATGGTGGACAATCTTGGGATATTTGAAAATAAGGAAGTGCAGGTAGAAAACAATGGTGCAGAAAGCAATTACCCAAAAGCATTAGGGATTCAGCCTGATGGAAATGCGTACGTCCAAGTTATAAATTGGTTTTGCTCTTTCGTTCTTGTAACTgtggaacaaaaaaaaattataaaaaccattttattttttttagtataaacaCCATCCTTAATGTTGACAGTTAGTACTTAATAGTAGTTATCCATCATTTcagaaataaattgaataaaagaaGTCCTCAATGTCTTATGCTTAACATTATTTCTCAGCTAATTCATACATGAAATAGCtctgtatattttttatccttatatgaataaatttttacaaaaaaatatttgtcatcTATTGATTATAAGAGTGacagattttttttctataggGACTGGAACAAAAAATGATATATCAATTGTAGGaatcaaaatattgtttttttaaaacattaaaatgaaaTGGAGTTTTgtttcatataataatttataaaaaaaattattat harbors:
- the LOC114405325 gene encoding serine/threonine-protein kinase haspin homolog, producing the protein MFTVWPIQTSESVVGGKPLTQEEPVPPVCSRLEKWLHSRRLNPFCGPSSTLSKILDTPSARFEAIHDIDFSASDLKTLERTDRSNLLLHTIKTEEKKTSIENGSHLQTNEKMLSAPSGKGSEDIEAAVKKLSLVSTSSSMDDDQINPFSVLLSICGQSAPSVLQDIFSRGNILVGRSDSETLQFTLNGKNMLIKTHGLIISIIDFTLSTINTGDSILYLDLSSDPDLFKGPKGDKQSETYRRMKEVTEDCWEGSCPKTNVLWLIYLVDILLMKKSFERTTKHERDLRSLKKRLDKYDSAKEAVLDPFFTDLFIESDPKA